From the genome of Gemmatimonas phototrophica, one region includes:
- a CDS encoding EVE domain-containing protein, with translation MPAKKQASAAPKPPAKKAPTLPAKKAPKSMPYEQGAWAHVFAPRAPGERRYWLIKSEPDVFSYDDLTRAPKQTTCWDSVRNSSARNFMRDGMQRGDLAFYYHSNADPSAIVGICEIVREGYPDHTAWDASHDYFDPKSDPDTPTWFMVDVKAVQPFVTPVPLQQVKDDPQLANMALIKVGRLSVVPVTAEEWAYVCRLGGV, from the coding sequence AAGAAAGCTCCCACGCTGCCCGCGAAAAAAGCGCCCAAGTCGATGCCCTACGAACAGGGGGCGTGGGCGCACGTGTTTGCCCCCCGTGCTCCGGGCGAGCGTCGCTACTGGCTCATCAAGTCTGAGCCTGACGTGTTCTCGTATGATGATCTCACCCGCGCCCCAAAGCAGACCACCTGCTGGGACAGTGTACGCAACAGCAGTGCGCGCAATTTCATGCGCGACGGCATGCAGCGCGGCGACCTGGCGTTCTACTACCACTCCAACGCCGATCCGTCGGCGATTGTGGGGATCTGCGAAATTGTGCGCGAAGGCTACCCCGATCACACGGCGTGGGATGCGTCGCACGATTATTTCGACCCCAAGAGCGATCCCGACACTCCTACCTGGTTCATGGTGGATGTGAAGGCCGTGCAACCCTTCGTCACGCCGGTACCGCTGCAACAGGTCAAGGACGATCCGCAGCTGGCCAACATGGCGCTCATCAAGGTGGGGCGCCTGTCGGTGGTGCCGGTTACCGCCGAAGAATGGGCCTATGTGTGCCGGCTGGGCGGCGTCTGA